The Salmo trutta unplaced genomic scaffold, fSalTru1.1, whole genome shotgun sequence sequence TCTATTAGCTACAGCACTGTGGTGATTAGTCTCATCTATTAGCTACAGCACTGTGGTGATTAGTCTGTTATCTATTAGCTACAGCACTGTGGTGATTAGTCTGTCATCTATTAGCTACAGCACTGTGGTGATTAGTCTGTCATCTATTAGCTACTGCACTGTGGTGATTAGTCTCAACTATTAGCTACAGCACTGTGGTGATTAGTCTGTCATCTATTAGCTACAGCACTGTGGTGATTAGTCTCATCTATTAGCTACAGCACTGTGGTGATTAGTCTGTTATCTATTAGCTACTGCACTGTAGTGATTAGTCTCATCTATTAGCTACAGCACTGTGGTGATTAGTCTGTTATCTATTAGCTACTGCACTGTGGTGATTAGTCTATTTCAGGAGTGGAAAAATGTGGTGAAAAACAAGCCACACTCAACTTCCCCATTAGTGAGGAAATGACAAGCTGAGATCAACAAAAACAGATTGGCAGGATGactagaatagactgatgagCTGCTGCTTATCACcggtatacagtactgtagcatcATGCTAAGCTAATTCAGGCTATATTACATTATAATTCCGGCTATATTACACCAAATATTGGTTATATTAGGTATAACGACTGAGGCTGCTACAGGCTGGTATGGTAAGGCTATCTGAAGAAAGGAGGATGATATCCACATCCTAAACTGGAGAATAACCGTACTGGGCTAAATAGTGAGATAAAGGAATGAGAGGCAGCCACACATAGCACTGCCACTTCCCAGCACTTTATTCCTGCAACCAAATGATCAACAAGGCTCTCTGACCAGACATGGGGAACGTCAGGACCAGCCCAGTCTCTATGCCAGAGAATGGAGATGACACCAACACCAGCTCTGACCCCTTTCTGAGAAGTAAGTCTCTCTGGTTAAGGACGTCTGTATTTTGGTAATGATTGTTTTATTAATGAAAGGATCCTgttaaaaggggcaatctgggattcaaattTGTTttgtattcttcaagaatcaatggctataaaatGATTAATTTAAACGCTTGGTATCGCAGATTGTCTCTGACGGGCAATGGttaatttgatgtcatttttaaGTAAGGGTGGAGTGGCTTGGTTTCATAAGCTGTACTGGCCCTGTACTGCTCTGTGCATGTGAAAACATTTGCATAATTTCACCCAAAATAAATAAGGTTCCTCTCATGCAAACTGCAGCCAAACAACTGCAAGCTTATAAATGTAGAATAAGGTCAAATGATCACTACGCAATATTTGCAACATTTTGTTTACCCATTAAATTGTTGTATACATACACAGTGTAATGTATGACTTTCTTTCTGTTGTAGACGGTTGACTattccgttagtcagcacctccaccaACATGGGTGTGTGACCTCTTGCTTTTAACTGGACCATTATgcaatataaaacatatttcttcATTAAATTAAATACCGAACAGCATCCTACTTCCCTACCCCCTGACCTTCAACAACATGTACTCATATCTAAAAAAATAAATTctataaaaaaattatttaaaaaaaaaaggatgttttttatatttttgtaacaGCATCAGTGTGTGAGCATTCAGCATGTTGAAATGGCCGTGCAAGAGCTGTTGACTGAATGGAAAAATAATATAATCTTCATCTGATATGGATGACCTGAAAACATTTCTGCTTCCGCTGTGATTGGCAGATACTGTACAGATGtactcttaatttgatcactctgttgtcgcAGAGAATTTTCCTTTGCAGAAGGAAATGCAAATTGTTGtctattcaaggtttaaaaaggcttctaacatttgtaatttccactttaaaatgtcagaattCATTGTTCCTaactaaaaatgtatcaacccctataaaaatgtccatgaattataatccacataataatttacatttcctgctgctgcaggattattttcctgctgtgagaaactggtcaaattgaGATAGTACACCAGTACATGGCGTTTGGAAAGGtgttttcgcctggtcacaggcAGCTGATGTATTGTGCACTGAactccacaagcgaagggaaaaggtgagaggaggagagagcgtaGATGCAATGAGTTATACAATGTTCAAAGGAagcatgctgtttgtatgtggctgctatgaaagagaactgtttgcatgtgatcaggggAGTATTccttccgccgattctgttgaaaacatttcttaaacggaagcaaacggaaagAAACGGGGATAAATgcacctgaatttgtccaatagaaactcttgtttgcaactgattacaccctagatcagctagatgcaggaaaGAGTGTGCAAGggggtattgaatgtgtcactgtctgtcaccttgattactcacatTTTTCTCGacgtgtgcacctacattgtaaactttaattcataggctaggttgtagcaacctcatgatggataTAGGGGAAAtgagagtatcatgtagtagcctaaacctattgatgttacattgagctgggtgaatggaatatgaatgaccgtcatctaatatgctgtaaaataaataaaaccttgcacataaatgtttattttattttctcttcTCTCCAGACAACGATACCCTGAGAGTCCTGTCTGACTACCCCTCAGCAGACGTCAGTGAAACCCTGGTAGTCTTGTCTGACTACCCCTCAGCAGACGTCAGCATGCCTCTCTTCAGgataggagagagactgagactccTGGCAGAGTGAGTGACTGAATCTAagaactgtgtcccaaatggcaccctagtccctagatagtgccctacttttgacagAGCCTTATGAGTCCAGAGCCCTATGAGTCCTGGTCAAACGTAGGGCACTATCTAGGGACTAGGGgggcaatttgggacgcagacctagtctTCCACATTCAGTCCCTCAACACAACACCACCACCTCTAAGAGCTGATCTGTTTGACTAGACTGACAGAGACAGGGCTCAAATCTGACCAattctacttttgaccagagccctattggtcTATAacagtgcactaaataaggaatagggtgctatttgggactcacCCTCCTTCTTCCCTTGTTTCTTCTCTTCTGTCAGGGAGGGTTACTGGTGGAGGGTTTGTTCTGTCCAAACAGGATATGAGAACTACATCCCCAACAACCATGTGGCCAAGGTCTATCACGGGTAGGTGAACTCACTGTAACACTAAGCTACCTGAGACTGTCCTAGTCCACTGTCAAGGTCTATCACAGGTAGGTGAACTCACTGTAACACTACCCTACCTGACACTGTCCTAGTCCACTGTCAAGGTCTATCACAGGTAGGTGAACTCACTGTAACACTAAGCTACCTGACACTGTCCTAGTCCACTGTCAAGGTCTATCACAGGTAGGTGAACTCACTGTAACACTAAGCTACCTGACACTGTCCTAGTCCACTGTCAAGGTCTATCACAGGTAGGTGAACTCACTGTAACACTAAGCTACCTGACACTGTCCTAGTCCACTGTCAAGGTCTATCACAGGTAGGTGAACTCACTGTAACACTAAGCTACCTGACACTGTCCTAGTCCACTGTCAAGGTCTATCACAGGTAGGTGAACTCACTGTAACACTAAGCTACCTGACACTGTCCTAGTCCACTGTCAAGGTCTATCACAGGTAGGTGAACTCACTGTAACACTAAACTACCTGAGACTGTCCTAGTCCACTGTCAAGGTCTATCACAGGTAGGTGAACTCACTGTAACACTAAGCTACCTGACACTGTCCTAGTCCACTGTCAAGGTCTATCACGGGTAGGTGAACTCACTGTAACACTAAGCTACCTGACACTGTCCTAGTCCATTGTCAAGGTCTATTACGGGTAGGTGAACTCACTGTAACACTAAGCTACCTGACACTGTCCTAGTCCACTGTCAAGGTCTATCACAGGTAGGTGAACTCACTGTAACACTAAGCTACCTGACACTGTCCTAGTCCACTGTCAAGGTCTATCACAGGTAGGTGAACTCACTGTAACACTAAGCTACCTGACACTGTCCTAGTCCACTGTCAAGGTCTATCACAGGTAGGTGAACTCACTGTAACACTAAGCTACCTGACACTGTCCTAGTCCACTGTCAAGGTCTATCACAGGTAGGTGAACTCACTGTAACACTAAGCTACCTGACACTGTCCTAGTCCACTGTCAAGGTCTATCACAGGTAGGTGAACTCACTGTAACACTAAACTACCTGACACTGTCCTAGTCCACTGTCAAGGTCTATCACAGGTAGGTGAACTCACTGTAACACTAAGCTACCTGACACTGTCCTAGTCCACTGTCAAGGTCTATCACAGGTAGGTGAACTCACTGTAACACTAAACTACCTGACACTGTCCTAGTCCACTGTCAAGGTCTATCACAGGTAGGTGAACTCACTGTAACACTAAGCTACCTGACACTGTCCTAGTCCACTGTCAAGGTCTATCACAGGTAGGTGAACTCACTGTAACACTAAACTACCTGACACTGTCCTAGTCCACTGTCAAGGTCTATCACAGGTAGGTGAACTCACTGTAACACTACACTACCTGACACTGTCCTAGTCCACTGTCAAGGTCTATCACGGGTAGGTGAACTCACTGTAACACTAAGCTACCTGACACTGTCCTAGTCCACTGTCAAGGTCTATCACAGGTAGGTGAACTCACTGTAACACTAAGCTACCTGAGACTGTCCTAGTCCACTGTCAAGGTCTATCACAGGTAGGTGAACTCACTGTAACACTAAGCTACCTGAcactataaaaaataaaaataattaaagaTATACTAACCTGACACTTTCCTAGTCCAGTGCCggattatacatttacatttacatcatttagcagacgctcttatccagagcgacttacaaattggtgcattcaccttatgatatccataaggtggggggggggggggggggggggggggtgccagagcagtgaacagttttgactgtttTAATGCTTGTTTTAATGCTTGGTATTCTGAAAAGGTGACAGCATCTAGGATACCATTATGATTAAAACAGCTGGTGGTAATGTTTTCATCTTTATTCATAGCTGGTTGTTTTATGTGGGTTCTAAGGCCATGAAAGTGCATGTTTTATGAATATGGTTGAATTGTATTCTGTATTCATTTAGCTGGTTGTTTGAAGGGGTGGCCCGACCCAAAGCAGAGGAACTGCTTCGTCTGCCCGGAAACAGAGCTGGCTCCTTCATGATAAGAGAAAGTCAAAAAGGTGAGTGGCCTAGAGACAGACGTCTGTATCGTAACTTAAACGGAATTTAGGTGCTCCTGTGGTGCTCCTGTGGTGCTCCTGTGGTGCTCCTGTGGTGCTCCgtttgtagagcatggtgctcGCAACGCGATGGTTGTGGGTATGCAAGCAAcaactactgtaagtcacttagGATAAAGGTGTCCGATAAATGTCCTAAATAAACGGTACATATAAAAGTAGGAGTCCTAAACTTCGACTACAGGACTGCCGATAGATTCTCTCACATCAACTATTAAAATGATCAACCAAAATCAACCAACTTTTAAAACAGATGTAATAATGTCCTGTTTTTCTTTGACTGTGTGGTGTTGTAGGAGTGTATACCCTGTCTGTACGGCACAGGGTTATGGTACACTATCGTATTATCATAATGTCCTGTTTTTCTTTGCCTGTGTGGTGTTGTAGGAGTGTATACCCTGTCTGTACGGCACAGGGTTATGGTACACTATCGTATTATCCGCCTTCCCAACAACTGGTACTACATCTCTCCTGGTCTAACCTTCCAGTGTCTAGAGGACCTCGTCAACCACTACTCTGGTAAATAACAACCACTATGACACGTAAACCTTGTACCTCACTTCTGATTAAAGCAGCCATCCCTCTTCATAATCTGTGGAAGGTTCATGATTTGCAGGCATTATGTCTGACAATAGCCGTATCTGAAAATACAACTTTTTTCCCGTTTATTTCCTGGACGCCAACATATCTGATGAATATTACAATCTGACATTAAAGTCAACCACATGTAGCCTCTATGTGAACCTGTTTATAGGAACGATGAGCTGATAGTACAGGATTATTACATGGGCTGGAACTATTCATTATGTTTGAACTTGTGACATCACCGGTAGTTAATACTTTCTAACGTGGAATTATTGACTCTTTCAAGCTGCACCAACTCCAATGCTGCTATACTATATTCACTAAGTGGAGTCATATGAGCTGTATACTGTGGTTGAAGTACATTTCTGAAGTTGGCTATTTTGAGGATGTGGAAGACATTCTAGTGCTCTCTTTGTGTCATTAATGTGTccttgtacatttacattttagtcactgtGTATGGTTTCTGGTAGCTAACTGGTTATAACCACAGGATAGCTGCGTATGGTTTCTGGTAGCTAACTGGTTATAACCACAGGATAGCTG is a genomic window containing:
- the LOC115187709 gene encoding src-like-adapter, with protein sequence MGNVRTSPVSMPENGDDTNTSSDPFLRNNDTLRVLSDYPSADVSETLVVLSDYPSADVSMPLFRIGERLRLLAEEGYWWRVCSVQTGYENYIPNNHVAKVYHGWLFEGVARPKAEELLRLPGNRAGSFMIRESQKGVYTLSVRHRVMVHYRIIRLPNNWYYISPGLTFQCLEDLVNHYSDCADGLCCILTTPCQTVTNGNLNLASQAPPVVMHNNFDWKDVNRSELTDQPHRYPGNRDSMISFGLRNTVSSYMSLGDTRKERKSSSWRRQKRRSSVCVPPGNGHGLSTTALEEEEEGEYAQAIHLNS